In Microbacterium sp. zg-Y818, the genomic window GGCTCCACGATGGCCATGAATCAGCTCGACCGCGTGCTGGCCGGACTCCGTGCCTACGCCGCAGGCAAGGGCACCCGCACCGAGATCCTCGACGACACCCACGTGCGCATCACCCGTCTCATCGACGGTCCGATCGACCTCGTGTGGCGTGCCCATCAGGAGCCGGAGCTGCTGAAGAAGTGGATGCTGGGGCCCGACGGCTGGCGCATGAGCGTCTGCGAGGTGGACCCCGCTGTCGGCGGGCGCTACCGGTACGAGTGGGAGCCGGTGACCCCGGATGCCGGTGAGCGGTTCGGCTTCGACGGCGAGACGCTGCTGTCCGAGCCGCCGCGCCGGGCCGTCACCACCGAGCACATGACCGGCACCGACTTCCCCTCGACCCTCAACGACCTGAGCCTGGAGGAGGAGGACGGCGCCACGCTCGTCACGGTTCTCATCGAGTATCCCGACAGCCAGACCCGCGACGCCGTGCTGGCGACGGGAATGACCGAAGGCATGGAGGCCAGCTACGCGCGGCTCGAGTCGGTGCTCGCCGCCGACGCCGCAACGCGCTGACAGCCCCGCGCTCGCCGCCCCCGTGGACCCCGGTCAGGCGCGGGGCAGCGCGTCCTCGAGGGCGACCCACGCGAGCATCGCGCACTTCACACGGGCGGTGAACTTCGAGACGCCCGAGAGCGCCGTGGCATCGCCGTAGACGTCTTCGTCGAGTTCGAGCTTGCCTCGCGAGCGCAGCACCTCGCGGAATCCGCCGATGAGGTCGATCGCCTGCTGCCGGCTCATGCCCCCGTCGGCTTCGACACGGTCGTCCACAAGCGAGGCGAGCATGGATGCCGAGGCCTGCGAGATCGAGCAGCCGGCGCCTTCCCACGTCACCGAGGTGAGGGTCTCGCCGTCGTCGGACACGCGCGCGCGCAGCGTGATGTCGTCGCCGCAGATGGGGTTGTGCTGATGCGACGTGGCCGTGCGGCCGTCCTCGGGCGCAAGGCCGCGGGCATGCGGGTGCTTCGAGTGGTCCAGGATCAGCTCCTGGTACAGGGTGTCGAGGTTGCTCATGCGGAGGCTCCTTCCGCGCCGAAGTACGCTCGGACGCCCGACACGGCGTCGAGGAAGCGGTCGATGTCGTCGTCGGTGGTGAACACCGATGCCGACGCGCGCACCGATGCGGTCAGCCCGAACCGGGCGTGCAGCGGCTTGGCGCAGTGGTGCCCGACTCGCACGGCGATGCCGCGCGAGTCGAGGAACTGCCCCACATCGTGCGCGTGCACTCCGGCGACGTCGAAGGATGCCAGGCCGATGCGGTCGACATCGGCGCCGGGGTCGCCGAGGACCCGCACTCCGTCGATCGCGTCGAGCCCGGTGAGCAGGCGTCGGCCGATCACGCGCTCGTGGGCGTGCACGGCATCCATGCCGATCGCGTCGAGATAGCGCGCCGCGGCGGCGAGCCCGATGGCCTGCGACACCGGCTGCGTGCCGGCTTCGAACTTCTGCGGCGCGGGCAGGAATCCCGCCTCGTCGAGGGTGACGGTGGTGACCATCGATCCGCCTGTCAGGAAGGGCGGCAGTGCCTCGAGCACCTCGGTGCGCCCGTACAGTGCGCCGACTCCGTAGGGTCCGAGCATCTTGTGCCCCGAGAACGCGGCCAGGTCGACGCCGAGGGCGGGGAGGTCCAGCGCCAGGTGGGGAGCCGACTGGCAGGCATCCATCACCGTCAGTGCACCGACCGCCTTCGCCAGCGCGAC contains:
- the sufU gene encoding Fe-S cluster assembly sulfur transfer protein SufU, producing MSNLDTLYQELILDHSKHPHARGLAPEDGRTATSHQHNPICGDDITLRARVSDDGETLTSVTWEGAGCSISQASASMLASLVDDRVEADGGMSRQQAIDLIGGFREVLRSRGKLELDEDVYGDATALSGVSKFTARVKCAMLAWVALEDALPRA
- a CDS encoding SufS family cysteine desulfurase — encoded protein: MSASIASEPGRVLDAAALRADFPILRQTVGGEPLVYLDSGATSQKPQVVLDAEIDFLTRANSAVHRGAHTLAAEATDLFEDARETVAGFVGAQPDNLVWTSGATLALNLVAYSIGNATAGRGAPASAPFALRPGDDIVVTEAEHHANLIPWQELAARTGAVLRHIPVRDDGTLDLDAAASVIGERTRVVAFSHVSNVLGIVNPVTEIVALAKAVGALTVMDACQSAPHLALDLPALGVDLAAFSGHKMLGPYGVGALYGRTEVLEALPPFLTGGSMVTTVTLDEAGFLPAPQKFEAGTQPVSQAIGLAAAARYLDAIGMDAVHAHERVIGRRLLTGLDAIDGVRVLGDPGADVDRIGLASFDVAGVHAHDVGQFLDSRGIAVRVGHHCAKPLHARFGLTASVRASASVFTTDDDIDRFLDAVSGVRAYFGAEGASA
- a CDS encoding SRPBCC family protein, with product MPVTEVTTDPEALTMTLIADFEAPVERLWQVFTDPRQLERFWGPPGWPATFTEFGLTPGGRARYHMTSPRGEKSHGAWEFLSIHEPSAFEVLDGFVDENGEPQEGMPPAMRMTFAFESTPDGSRLRNVTHFTSAEALDAVVAMGAVEGSTMAMNQLDRVLAGLRAYAAGKGTRTEILDDTHVRITRLIDGPIDLVWRAHQEPELLKKWMLGPDGWRMSVCEVDPAVGGRYRYEWEPVTPDAGERFGFDGETLLSEPPRRAVTTEHMTGTDFPSTLNDLSLEEEDGATLVTVLIEYPDSQTRDAVLATGMTEGMEASYARLESVLAADAATR